A part of Tessaracoccus timonensis genomic DNA contains:
- a CDS encoding DUF58 domain-containing protein, which produces MARLTRVRTEVMLATRGKVSGWLDGAHPSVNAGRSLEFHDVREYVRGDDVADIDWKASARRGELLVQRHVAERRTTLLVALATGQSMAAMAGPSTLKRELMLDTAATLASLALAGGDYVGMLHWGAAGALAARPSTRAVRVERMLTQAERACDPTSPDGDLPVLLERTGTSIRRRGIVAVVTGDIDVDANLELHLRRLAVQHTVVHVVVPDVDPTDERISRPVHDLIAARELPRALLRDPALATAWRADVADRATRRSAALSRLAIPTVTLTPGSPVVPQLLSWLRSVRRAA; this is translated from the coding sequence ATGGCCCGGCTCACTCGTGTGCGCACCGAGGTGATGCTCGCTACCCGAGGCAAGGTGAGCGGGTGGCTCGACGGTGCCCACCCGTCGGTGAACGCGGGGCGTTCGCTGGAGTTTCACGACGTGCGGGAGTACGTGCGCGGCGACGACGTCGCCGACATCGACTGGAAGGCGTCTGCGCGTCGTGGCGAGCTGCTGGTGCAACGGCACGTGGCCGAACGCCGCACGACGCTGCTCGTCGCGCTTGCCACGGGACAGTCGATGGCGGCGATGGCCGGCCCGTCGACGCTCAAACGTGAACTCATGCTCGATACCGCCGCAACACTCGCGAGCCTCGCGCTGGCCGGCGGCGACTACGTCGGCATGCTGCATTGGGGGGCCGCTGGCGCTCTCGCGGCGCGCCCAAGCACCAGAGCCGTGCGGGTGGAGCGCATGCTCACGCAGGCGGAGCGTGCCTGCGATCCCACTTCCCCCGACGGCGACCTCCCGGTGCTCTTGGAGCGCACCGGCACGTCCATTCGGCGCCGAGGGATCGTCGCGGTGGTCACGGGCGACATCGACGTCGACGCCAACCTCGAGCTGCATCTGCGCCGGCTCGCCGTGCAGCACACCGTGGTGCACGTGGTGGTGCCCGACGTCGACCCCACCGACGAGCGCATCTCGCGCCCGGTGCACGACCTCATCGCAGCGCGCGAACTCCCGCGCGCGCTGTTGCGTGATCCCGCGCTGGCCACCGCGTGGCGAGCCGACGTGGCAGACCGCGCGACGCGTCGGAGCGCAGCACTGTCGAGGCTTGCCATCCCGACGGTGACCCTCACCCCCGGCAGTCCTGTTGTGCCGCAGCTGCTTTCCTGGTTGAGGAGTGTGCGTCGTGCTGCTTGA
- a CDS encoding MoxR family ATPase, giving the protein MNDQLSPADLEFATDRLGALTTYFDAAVVGQEKLRVALLATLLGEGHILVESVPGLAKTLAASTLARSVDASFARIQCTPDLLPSDIIGTEVFDPAEAKFHTELGPVHAHFVLLDEINRSSAKTQSAMLEAMQERQTSIGGVTHELPDPFVVMATQNPIEEEGTYVLPQAQMDRFLVKEVVNYPAADAEVEVLRRVRSGVFEQPAPAVASIDDVRRLRAITRQVHVDEAIERYIVELVNVTRRPADFLQSDTARWIEYGASPRASIAFLQIARAHALLQGRPHVIPDDITAMRHAILRHRIVLTFEAMAEQVPVDEIVDAVFNAVTAP; this is encoded by the coding sequence ATGAACGATCAGCTGAGCCCCGCCGACCTGGAGTTCGCCACCGACCGACTCGGCGCCCTGACCACGTACTTCGACGCCGCCGTCGTCGGTCAGGAAAAGCTGCGCGTGGCGCTGCTGGCCACGCTGCTGGGAGAAGGGCACATCCTCGTCGAATCCGTGCCCGGCTTGGCGAAGACCCTTGCCGCATCCACCCTCGCTCGCTCGGTAGACGCCAGTTTCGCGCGCATCCAGTGCACCCCCGACCTGCTGCCGAGCGACATCATCGGCACCGAGGTGTTCGACCCTGCGGAGGCGAAGTTCCACACCGAGCTCGGCCCCGTGCACGCCCACTTCGTGCTGCTCGACGAAATCAACCGCTCGTCGGCGAAAACGCAGTCGGCCATGCTCGAAGCGATGCAGGAGAGGCAGACCTCCATCGGCGGTGTCACGCACGAGCTGCCGGACCCGTTCGTCGTGATGGCTACCCAAAACCCCATCGAGGAAGAGGGCACCTACGTGCTGCCGCAGGCGCAGATGGACCGCTTCCTCGTCAAGGAAGTCGTCAACTACCCCGCCGCGGACGCCGAGGTGGAGGTGCTCCGTCGCGTTCGCTCGGGCGTGTTCGAGCAGCCGGCTCCCGCCGTCGCATCGATCGACGACGTGCGTCGCCTGCGGGCGATCACGCGACAGGTGCACGTCGACGAGGCCATCGAGCGCTACATCGTCGAGCTGGTGAACGTGACCAGGCGCCCGGCGGACTTCCTGCAGTCCGACACCGCAAGGTGGATCGAGTACGGCGCCAGCCCGCGCGCGTCGATCGCGTTCCTGCAGATCGCCCGCGCACACGCGCTGCTGCAGGGCAGGCCCCACGTCATCCCCGACGACATCACCGCGATGCGGCACGCGATTCTGCGTCACCGCATCGTGCTGACCTTCGAAGCGATGGCGGAACAGGTGCCCGTCGACGAGATCGTCGACGCAGTGTTCAACGCGGTGACGGCCCCGTAA
- a CDS encoding ROK family transcriptional regulator, with the protein MNRAPSRTGSNAVLVGSWNQAVVLDAIRRAKSISRVEIAAMTGLASQTVTNICRRLIDDGIIVEAGRIATPTGKPRTALAAKPDGLFAVGVLVDPDTSSAVLLDIAGNVRERREFELPSGGEPGPSIEAMASVVRELCELPDVDGARLLGVGVGTPGPIDRDAGAVVRPPNLPRWVEVPLADALQDAVGLPVVLAKDVAAASVAEAWYGSGIRRDSTAVIYVGTGIGVGVHVDGETGVGVSGNAGEVGHLIVDPDGARCDCGSQGCVASVVAPSALVARFGCGPRVSVGMAELVRRADDEPQVDRALTAAADGLLHLGRNMALLHDVNRLVFGGPMWCFFEPRLSQGRLRELADELSARAIHKVTCRASRLGEDLGAVGAACLVFDRLLGPRPAKLMLHGQTRLPS; encoded by the coding sequence GTGAATCGAGCACCGTCGCGCACAGGCAGTAACGCCGTGCTCGTTGGCTCCTGGAATCAGGCCGTGGTGCTCGATGCGATTCGGAGAGCCAAGTCGATCTCACGCGTAGAGATCGCGGCCATGACCGGCCTTGCGTCGCAGACGGTGACCAACATCTGCCGACGGCTGATCGACGACGGGATTATCGTCGAAGCTGGCCGGATTGCGACGCCGACGGGTAAGCCCCGCACCGCGTTGGCCGCGAAGCCGGATGGGCTGTTCGCGGTAGGCGTCCTCGTTGACCCGGACACATCGTCAGCTGTCCTACTCGACATCGCAGGCAACGTGCGTGAACGCCGGGAGTTTGAGCTGCCGTCCGGAGGCGAGCCCGGGCCTTCGATTGAAGCAATGGCCTCTGTCGTCCGCGAGCTGTGCGAACTGCCCGACGTGGATGGTGCGCGCCTGCTGGGAGTCGGCGTCGGCACGCCTGGCCCCATCGATCGCGATGCAGGCGCTGTGGTGCGGCCCCCCAACCTGCCTCGTTGGGTCGAGGTGCCTCTGGCGGATGCCCTGCAAGACGCAGTCGGCTTGCCCGTCGTGCTCGCCAAGGACGTTGCCGCCGCCTCCGTCGCGGAGGCGTGGTACGGCAGTGGGATTCGCCGTGACTCTACCGCCGTTATTTATGTCGGCACGGGCATTGGTGTGGGTGTGCATGTGGATGGAGAGACCGGCGTGGGAGTCTCCGGCAACGCCGGAGAAGTGGGGCATCTCATCGTCGACCCCGATGGGGCTCGCTGCGACTGCGGCTCGCAGGGGTGCGTCGCATCCGTCGTGGCGCCCTCGGCGTTGGTGGCCCGCTTCGGTTGCGGACCTCGGGTGAGCGTGGGTATGGCCGAGTTGGTTCGTCGGGCGGACGACGAACCACAGGTGGATCGAGCCCTGACCGCGGCTGCCGATGGGCTCCTGCATCTTGGACGCAACATGGCGCTACTTCACGATGTGAATCGGCTCGTGTTCGGCGGGCCGATGTGGTGCTTCTTCGAGCCGCGGCTTTCGCAGGGACGTCTCAGGGAGCTCGCCGACGAGCTCAGCGCCCGCGCCATCCACAAGGTCACCTGCCGCGCGAGTCGCCTCGGCGAGGACCTTGGCGCGGTGGGTGCTGCATGTCTCGTCTTTGACCGACTGCTCGGGCCACGCCCTGCCAAACTCATGCTCCACGGCCAAACCCGGCTTCCGTCTTGA
- a CDS encoding ABC transporter ATP-binding protein yields MVEFDGVGAWLPGQGVVLDDVQFAPKSGEIWAVVGRSGAGASTLLRAASNRLPHGALLRGRIRRRGSIVHVGELPPVGVADYLGAFAREPEFDVARYGAERHLLHRTTSVPPDVRVGLLLAALHQATPADVVLVDAQLTAAPARIRQDFADEIARRAKLGAAVCWADHDLPTLLAHASHVLELGHGQVLAACPVDEWVPATLPDPRITPDDAPRRQAFCGRASSTVVEPAALGLTGNPIDVSAGVCLGVVCRDVRPEPVARRLVEHLGGDVLSSRTPLSAEALNTKLPLWLPHVQAGLDAVACRALIAQLSGDNPGVRIITGRDEAFLRAACHEIVVIEGDAIVAQGAPNAVAALAEEGWAA; encoded by the coding sequence ATGGTTGAGTTCGACGGCGTCGGCGCCTGGCTGCCCGGACAGGGCGTGGTGCTTGACGACGTACAGTTCGCCCCGAAGTCTGGCGAGATCTGGGCGGTGGTGGGGCGCTCGGGCGCGGGCGCGTCGACGCTGCTGCGCGCCGCGAGCAACCGCCTCCCGCACGGGGCGCTACTCCGGGGCCGTATCCGGCGTCGCGGCAGCATCGTGCACGTCGGCGAATTGCCGCCCGTCGGCGTCGCCGACTACCTGGGCGCCTTCGCCCGCGAGCCCGAGTTCGACGTGGCCCGTTACGGCGCTGAACGCCACCTTCTCCACCGCACCACCTCCGTGCCGCCCGACGTGCGCGTGGGGCTACTGCTCGCCGCACTCCACCAGGCAACGCCCGCCGACGTCGTGCTCGTCGACGCGCAACTCACCGCCGCGCCCGCCCGCATCCGCCAGGACTTCGCCGACGAGATCGCCCGACGCGCGAAGCTCGGCGCGGCCGTCTGCTGGGCCGACCACGACCTCCCCACCCTGCTCGCCCACGCCTCGCACGTGCTCGAGCTCGGCCACGGCCAGGTGCTCGCCGCCTGCCCCGTCGACGAATGGGTGCCCGCCACGCTGCCCGACCCACGCATCACACCCGACGATGCCCCCCGCCGCCAGGCCTTCTGTGGCCGAGCGTCGTCGACCGTTGTCGAGCCCGCTGCACTCGGCCTCACCGGCAACCCCATCGACGTCTCCGCCGGCGTCTGCCTCGGCGTCGTGTGCCGCGACGTCCGGCCAGAACCGGTGGCGCGCCGCCTCGTCGAACACCTCGGCGGCGACGTGCTGAGTTCCCGTACACCACTCAGCGCCGAGGCGCTCAACACCAAGCTTCCGCTCTGGCTCCCTCACGTGCAGGCTGGCCTCGACGCGGTCGCGTGCCGCGCGCTGATCGCGCAGTTGTCCGGCGACAACCCGGGCGTGCGCATTATCACCGGGCGCGACGAGGCATTTCTGCGCGCGGCGTGCCACGAGATCGTCGTGATCGAGGGCGACGCCATCGTCGCCCAAGGCGCGCCGAACGCGGTCGCGGCGCTCGCCGAAGAAGGGTGGGCCGCATGA
- a CDS encoding VWA domain-containing protein produces the protein MTFDVQPAALALVTVALVVTLWWQRRMWRDIHTWLRLAALVLLAGVALQPGFEHASAEEAPTGMDVVLLVDRTTSMAAQDYDGNRPRMEGVAADVEALVGTMPGARYTVVTSDNEARVAAPWTTDGAAVITLARTMGWREEGLGTGSDIAAGLPLAKQLLQDSAAERPGVRRYFVYLGDGEQISKHSPASFAPLRELVDDALVLGYGTSAGGVMAMHVGTDELVTRDGKPAKSKIDEAALRTIAEQTGGSYQHRTAPGALEGWTPAAGASVSEAAHRDTSLAWWLAVGAATMWCADLAVAARRMRGAKEEL, from the coding sequence ATGACCTTCGACGTGCAACCCGCCGCGCTGGCGCTCGTCACCGTCGCGCTCGTGGTGACGCTGTGGTGGCAACGCCGGATGTGGCGCGACATCCACACCTGGCTCCGCCTTGCGGCGCTGGTGTTGCTGGCTGGCGTGGCGCTCCAGCCGGGCTTCGAACACGCCTCCGCAGAGGAGGCCCCCACCGGCATGGACGTGGTGCTGCTCGTCGATCGCACCACGTCGATGGCCGCACAGGATTACGACGGCAACCGCCCCCGCATGGAGGGGGTGGCCGCCGACGTCGAGGCGCTCGTCGGCACCATGCCGGGCGCGAGGTACACCGTCGTGACTTCGGACAATGAGGCGCGCGTGGCCGCTCCCTGGACCACCGACGGCGCCGCCGTCATCACGCTCGCCCGCACGATGGGTTGGCGCGAGGAGGGCCTGGGCACCGGCTCCGACATCGCCGCCGGGCTACCGCTGGCCAAACAGCTCCTGCAGGATTCGGCGGCTGAGCGTCCGGGTGTGCGTCGATACTTCGTGTACTTGGGTGACGGCGAGCAGATCTCCAAGCACAGCCCGGCGTCGTTTGCACCGCTTCGGGAGCTCGTCGACGACGCGCTCGTGCTGGGCTACGGCACTTCCGCTGGTGGCGTGATGGCGATGCATGTGGGCACCGACGAGCTCGTCACGCGCGACGGGAAACCGGCCAAGTCGAAGATTGACGAGGCGGCGCTGCGGACGATCGCGGAGCAGACGGGCGGCTCATACCAACACCGCACCGCCCCCGGAGCGTTGGAGGGTTGGACACCTGCGGCCGGCGCCAGCGTGTCGGAGGCTGCTCACCGTGACACCTCGCTGGCCTGGTGGCTCGCCGTCGGAGCTGCGACGATGTGGTGCGCAGACCTGGCCGTGGCCGCGCGTCGGATGCGGGGCGCGAAGGAGGAGCTGTGA
- a CDS encoding extracellular solute-binding protein — protein MHKKLITLGSLALSLTLALSACGSGSGSADGNEDKTIKVMYQRTEGVQTMDHLFNAAKEQFEKENDGVTIKLEPIEAAEDDYATQLALSQQSPDTAPDVFYQDTFRVRSDVAAGYLLPLDNYLEQWDDWGNFIDAAKEAGRDGDKTYAIPLGTDTRGIWYNKNVFEKAGIATPWQPKDWQDILDAAEKIKSSDPDVVPFHMYAGKPAGEGTAMQSFLMLLYGTGDGKGLYDEDSSKWIVGSKGFVDSLQFLKDLYDGGYSVPAKEALDANLWQTVFDTRFPENKLGGIVEGSYGASFWAEQGPYPWAEFKDNIEVTGFPTQEGQGPGYVSMSGGWTVAIGANTKHPDEAFKFLTYVFNFENNRDHVVEAAKIAVRKDVAKDPKYLESDPYVEFFTKAVEFSHYRPATADYPRISAELQSATEKVVTDAATPEEAAKAYDEALKGIVGADNVTEG, from the coding sequence ATGCACAAAAAACTCATCACACTCGGCAGCTTGGCGCTGAGCCTCACGCTCGCCCTCAGCGCCTGCGGGTCCGGGTCCGGGTCCGCAGACGGCAACGAGGACAAGACGATCAAGGTCATGTACCAGCGCACTGAAGGTGTGCAGACCATGGATCACTTGTTCAATGCCGCAAAAGAGCAATTCGAAAAGGAAAACGACGGCGTGACGATCAAGCTGGAGCCGATTGAGGCCGCGGAGGACGACTACGCCACCCAGCTCGCACTCTCTCAGCAGTCACCCGACACCGCACCCGACGTCTTCTATCAAGACACCTTCCGAGTGCGCTCCGACGTCGCCGCCGGATATCTCTTGCCGCTCGACAACTACCTGGAGCAGTGGGACGACTGGGGCAACTTCATCGACGCAGCAAAGGAAGCAGGCCGCGACGGCGACAAGACCTACGCTATTCCGCTCGGCACGGATACTCGCGGCATCTGGTACAACAAGAACGTCTTCGAGAAGGCAGGGATCGCCACGCCCTGGCAGCCCAAGGACTGGCAGGACATCCTCGACGCTGCGGAGAAGATCAAGTCCTCGGATCCCGACGTGGTCCCCTTCCACATGTATGCCGGCAAGCCTGCCGGTGAAGGCACCGCGATGCAGAGCTTCCTCATGCTTCTCTACGGCACGGGCGACGGAAAGGGACTCTACGACGAGGACTCCAGCAAGTGGATCGTCGGCTCGAAGGGCTTTGTCGACTCGCTGCAGTTCTTGAAGGATCTGTACGACGGCGGCTACTCCGTCCCCGCCAAGGAGGCGCTCGACGCCAACCTCTGGCAGACCGTCTTCGACACGAGATTCCCCGAAAACAAGCTGGGCGGTATCGTCGAAGGTTCCTACGGCGCCTCGTTCTGGGCTGAGCAGGGCCCCTACCCGTGGGCCGAGTTCAAGGACAACATCGAGGTCACGGGCTTCCCGACGCAGGAAGGGCAGGGCCCGGGCTACGTCTCGATGTCGGGCGGCTGGACGGTCGCCATCGGCGCGAACACCAAGCACCCCGACGAGGCATTCAAATTCCTCACCTATGTGTTCAACTTCGAGAACAACCGCGATCACGTCGTGGAGGCCGCCAAGATCGCCGTCCGTAAGGACGTCGCCAAGGACCCGAAGTATCTGGAATCCGACCCGTACGTCGAATTCTTCACCAAAGCGGTCGAGTTTTCTCACTACCGTCCGGCCACCGCGGATTACCCGCGCATCTCGGCTGAGCTGCAGAGCGCCACTGAGAAGGTGGTCACCGACGCTGCCACTCCGGAGGAGGCTGCCAAAGCCTACGACGAGGCCCTGAAGGGTATCGTCGGCGCCGATAACGTGACGGAGGGCTGA
- a CDS encoding DNA-3-methyladenine glycosylase: protein MELLQGDALASARALLGARLRRGSVAVEITEVEAYLGQDDPASHAWKGPTKRNQVMFGPPGHLYCYTMHGHTCCNVVCSPEGFASAVLIRAGRVVDGIDEARRRRPGVPDERLARGPGNLTKSLSITMADAGVPLFDAGSLVRLEPGRASVDVSSGPRVGVSRAADEPWRFWLTGDPTVSAYRRSKAAGQARE, encoded by the coding sequence GTGGAACTGCTACAAGGCGATGCGCTGGCCAGCGCTCGTGCGCTGCTGGGCGCACGGCTTCGTCGAGGGAGCGTGGCCGTCGAGATCACCGAGGTGGAGGCCTACCTCGGGCAAGACGACCCGGCGTCGCACGCCTGGAAGGGGCCGACCAAGCGCAACCAGGTGATGTTCGGGCCGCCCGGGCATCTCTACTGCTACACGATGCACGGGCACACCTGCTGCAACGTAGTCTGCTCACCGGAAGGCTTTGCCAGTGCGGTGTTGATTCGCGCGGGCCGGGTGGTTGACGGCATCGATGAGGCGCGGCGTCGGCGCCCTGGCGTGCCCGATGAGCGCCTCGCCCGTGGGCCCGGCAATCTCACGAAGTCGCTGAGCATCACCATGGCCGACGCCGGTGTGCCTCTCTTTGACGCTGGCTCGTTGGTGCGCCTGGAGCCGGGGCGGGCGAGCGTGGATGTGTCGAGCGGACCGCGCGTCGGAGTGTCCCGCGCGGCCGACGAGCCCTGGCGCTTCTGGCTGACCGGCGACCCCACCGTCTCCGCCTACCGCCGCAGCAAGGCCGCGGGCCAAGCGAGGGAGTGA
- a CDS encoding DUF4381 family protein yields MLLELPPIEPVVAASWWWWLVAVGGLVLALGVLAVGVWRWRALRPSPPEADTSLERLRESALEQVGADARLAQPKDAAQALSRTVRRFVGVASGGSADYETASQLAAAAERDRRLAPVAALVSDLQEVSFSASPGDDFDVAAHAEQAREVIRAWR; encoded by the coding sequence GTGCTGCTTGAACTGCCGCCCATCGAACCTGTCGTGGCTGCTTCCTGGTGGTGGTGGCTGGTTGCCGTCGGGGGGCTCGTCCTGGCGCTCGGGGTGCTCGCCGTCGGCGTGTGGCGCTGGCGCGCGCTGCGCCCGTCGCCGCCGGAGGCGGACACGTCGCTGGAGCGGCTGCGGGAATCCGCGCTGGAGCAGGTGGGTGCCGATGCGCGCCTAGCGCAGCCCAAGGACGCTGCCCAGGCGCTCAGCCGGACGGTGCGGCGCTTCGTCGGTGTGGCTTCCGGGGGGAGCGCCGACTACGAAACCGCAAGCCAGCTGGCTGCTGCCGCGGAGCGTGACCGGCGGCTGGCTCCCGTCGCGGCGTTGGTGAGCGACCTGCAAGAGGTGAGCTTCTCTGCATCCCCCGGCGACGACTTCGACGTGGCCGCGCACGCGGAGCAGGCGCGGGAGGTGATTCGCGCATGGCGTTGA
- a CDS encoding GNAT family N-acetyltransferase, producing the protein MAEFSVVPVTRENRGDAARALADAFMTDDHIVAMLPAGSTRERLRSLMLAQVSEMLAAGPGAVVAVDGETTLGAALWQSPGASTPWAAVLRNLPLYVRRLHRRFPDALRITLSERRHQPRVPHWYLAYLGTPPAARGRGVGTALVQYGVDQARRDGVGAYLEASSRANVEYYKKFGFVEMGEVPAPGTSPTYAMWLPREQPPAG; encoded by the coding sequence ATGGCTGAGTTTTCCGTCGTTCCGGTGACGAGAGAGAATCGCGGCGACGCCGCACGCGCACTCGCGGACGCGTTCATGACCGACGACCACATCGTCGCCATGCTGCCCGCGGGCTCCACGCGTGAGCGCCTGCGTTCGCTCATGCTGGCGCAGGTGAGCGAAATGCTGGCGGCCGGACCGGGCGCGGTGGTCGCCGTCGATGGGGAGACGACGCTCGGCGCGGCGCTGTGGCAGTCGCCGGGCGCATCGACGCCGTGGGCCGCCGTGCTGCGTAACCTCCCGCTCTACGTGCGGCGGCTGCACCGCCGCTTCCCCGACGCCCTGCGCATCACGCTCTCGGAGCGCCGTCACCAGCCGCGCGTGCCGCACTGGTACCTGGCCTACCTGGGCACGCCGCCCGCAGCGCGCGGCCGTGGAGTGGGCACCGCGTTGGTGCAATACGGCGTCGACCAGGCCCGACGCGACGGCGTGGGCGCCTACCTGGAAGCATCCAGCCGCGCGAACGTCGAGTACTACAAGAAGTTCGGGTTCGTGGAGATGGGCGAGGTCCCTGCTCCAGGCACGTCGCCCACCTACGCCATGTGGCTGCCGCGCGAGCAGCCCCCGGCAGGCTGA
- a CDS encoding VWA domain-containing protein encodes MALSQPWWGVAVIVAATLVALVAWWWPRRRTPAGEALLFSAGARLRALPQYRDAARRRMRWLTVEFLAVAVAVGGAALTVARPVDERQLPSARSNRDVVLCMDTSASMSSVVQDVLGAYKQLAERLDGERIALVMFDASAVTSFPLTDDANYIAEQLDAASQEVGAGPVRGTQVGDVGSSLIGDGLASCLQRFDTTDPGRSRTVVLATDNQTSGKSIFTLDEAAQHAVSQHTLVFGIAPNDNQVAATQAMTAALQLTGGDTLALEPNAPLASIVDAVERTQARELEDPPRTDAEPLLWPGMALLSLGAAGAAVARRRVGA; translated from the coding sequence ATGGCGTTGAGTCAGCCGTGGTGGGGTGTGGCGGTGATCGTCGCCGCCACACTGGTGGCCCTGGTGGCCTGGTGGTGGCCGCGCCGTCGGACTCCGGCGGGAGAGGCGCTGCTGTTCAGCGCGGGCGCCAGACTGCGCGCGTTGCCGCAGTATCGCGACGCGGCCCGGCGGCGAATGCGGTGGCTCACGGTGGAATTCCTCGCGGTGGCCGTCGCGGTGGGCGGGGCGGCGCTCACGGTGGCGCGCCCCGTCGACGAACGCCAGCTGCCGTCAGCGCGCAGCAACCGCGACGTCGTGCTGTGCATGGACACGTCGGCGTCCATGTCGTCGGTGGTGCAGGACGTGCTGGGCGCCTACAAGCAGCTGGCGGAGCGCCTCGACGGAGAACGCATCGCGCTGGTGATGTTCGACGCCTCCGCGGTGACTTCCTTTCCCCTCACCGACGACGCCAACTACATCGCAGAACAGCTCGACGCCGCGTCGCAGGAAGTGGGCGCGGGGCCGGTTCGCGGCACGCAGGTAGGTGACGTCGGAAGCTCGCTCATCGGCGACGGGCTCGCGAGCTGCCTACAGCGCTTCGACACCACCGATCCGGGCCGCTCGCGCACCGTCGTGCTCGCCACAGACAACCAGACCTCGGGTAAGAGCATCTTCACATTGGATGAGGCGGCACAGCACGCAGTCAGCCAGCACACGCTCGTGTTCGGCATTGCCCCGAACGACAACCAGGTCGCCGCCACGCAGGCCATGACTGCCGCGCTGCAGCTGACCGGGGGCGACACGCTCGCCCTCGAACCCAACGCTCCGCTGGCGAGCATCGTCGACGCGGTCGAGCGCACCCAGGCCCGCGAGCTGGAAGATCCGCCCCGCACCGACGCCGAGCCCCTCCTGTGGCCGGGCATGGCCCTGCTGAGTCTCGGAGCTGCGGGGGCCGCCGTCGCACGAAGGAGGGTTGGGGCATGA
- the putP gene encoding sodium/proline symporter PutP — protein MGASAFQLIAMIAYLVAMLLIGWYSYKKTNDLGDYMLGGRDLHPAVAALSAGAADMSGWLLMGLPGAIYVGGLVEAWIAVGLTVGAWCNWKLVAPRLRAYTQVANDSITIPSFLENRLRDRSRLLRIASGLIILVFFTFYVSSGMVAGGVFMQSSFGLDYRVGMLIAAAVTITYTLVGGFLAVSYTDFVQGLMMALGLILVPVVGMIVLGGPGAVGSLVAQADAAEGLNRLAVLPSPMTSVAAIGIISALAWGLGYFGQPHIIVRFMALRSTDEARAGRRIGIGWMLFAVAGAVATALVGVAWHQREGSTLADPETVFIDMGQILFHPLIAGFLLAAVLAAIMSTISSQLLVTASALIEDIVKALHKNPRSDDHYVLLSRLAVLVVAIVAAAMAWTQNDTILALVAFAWAGFGASFGPTVILALFWRKLSAMGALAGMVTGAVIVGIWGNISGGIFDLYEILPGFLGGLLVAWAVSLVTYRENADVQREFTETVRVVG, from the coding sequence GTGGGAGCATCCGCGTTCCAACTCATCGCGATGATCGCCTACCTGGTGGCCATGCTGCTGATCGGGTGGTACTCGTACAAGAAGACGAACGACCTCGGCGACTACATGCTCGGTGGGCGCGACCTCCACCCCGCCGTCGCGGCACTCTCAGCAGGCGCCGCCGACATGTCCGGATGGCTGCTCATGGGGCTGCCGGGTGCCATCTACGTCGGCGGGCTCGTCGAGGCATGGATTGCGGTGGGGCTCACCGTCGGCGCATGGTGCAACTGGAAACTCGTCGCGCCGAGGCTGCGCGCGTACACGCAGGTGGCGAACGATTCCATCACCATCCCCAGCTTCCTTGAGAACCGCCTGCGCGACAGGTCGCGCTTGTTGCGGATCGCGTCGGGCCTCATCATCTTGGTGTTCTTCACGTTCTACGTGAGCTCGGGCATGGTGGCCGGCGGCGTGTTCATGCAGTCCAGCTTTGGCCTCGACTACCGCGTCGGCATGCTCATCGCCGCCGCGGTCACGATCACCTACACGCTCGTCGGCGGCTTCCTGGCCGTGAGCTACACCGACTTCGTGCAGGGCCTCATGATGGCGCTCGGGCTGATCCTCGTGCCGGTGGTAGGCATGATCGTCCTCGGCGGCCCGGGCGCGGTGGGCAGCCTGGTGGCGCAGGCCGACGCGGCGGAAGGCCTCAATCGGCTCGCCGTGCTGCCCAGCCCCATGACATCAGTGGCGGCGATCGGCATCATTTCCGCGCTGGCTTGGGGGCTTGGCTACTTCGGGCAGCCGCACATCATCGTGCGGTTCATGGCGCTGCGCTCCACCGACGAGGCCCGCGCCGGCCGTCGAATCGGCATCGGCTGGATGCTCTTCGCCGTGGCAGGTGCGGTGGCGACGGCGCTCGTCGGCGTTGCCTGGCATCAGCGCGAGGGCAGCACGCTCGCCGACCCCGAAACCGTGTTCATCGACATGGGGCAGATCCTGTTCCATCCGCTCATCGCGGGCTTCCTGCTGGCGGCGGTGCTGGCCGCGATCATGTCGACGATCTCGAGCCAGCTGCTCGTCACCGCATCGGCACTCATCGAAGACATCGTCAAGGCGCTCCACAAGAATCCCCGCTCCGACGATCACTACGTGTTGCTCAGCCGCCTGGCGGTGCTCGTCGTCGCCATCGTCGCGGCCGCGATGGCGTGGACCCAAAATGACACCATCCTCGCCCTGGTCGCCTTCGCGTGGGCGGGGTTCGGCGCTTCATTTGGCCCGACGGTGATCCTCGCCCTGTTCTGGCGCAAGCTCTCGGCGATGGGTGCGCTCGCGGGCATGGTGACCGGTGCGGTGATCGTCGGCATCTGGGGCAACATCTCCGGCGGCATCTTCGACCTGTACGAAATCCTCCCCGGCTTCCTCGGTGGCCTGCTGGTGGCGTGGGCCGTGAGCCTCGTCACCTACCGGGAGAATGCGGACGTGCAGCGCGAGTTCACGGAGACCGTCCGAGTTGTTGGCTAA